A genomic stretch from Campylobacter lari subsp. concheus includes:
- a CDS encoding YceI family protein, with product MKKILLGSFLAASILASNALSKEFILDKAHTNVAFKIKHLQISNVNGNFKDYDAVVDFDSTKFEFNKLQANVKVTSINTENKARDAHLQQDDFFKAKTHPNITFTMSKYEKISNEKGKMYGSLNIAGVSKDIVLDTEIGGVIKTDSGKEKAGFTLQGQIKRSDFKFAPDTSSLTLSDEVQINIEAEINEK from the coding sequence ATGAAAAAAATATTACTTGGTTCGTTTTTAGCTGCTTCAATTTTAGCAAGCAATGCTTTAAGTAAAGAATTTATTCTAGATAAAGCTCATACAAATGTAGCTTTTAAAATCAAGCATTTGCAAATTAGTAATGTAAATGGAAATTTTAAAGACTATGATGCAGTGGTTGATTTTGATAGTACTAAATTTGAATTTAATAAACTTCAGGCAAATGTAAAAGTTACTTCTATAAATACTGAAAATAAAGCAAGAGATGCTCATTTACAACAAGATGATTTTTTCAAAGCAAAAACTCACCCAAACATCACTTTTACTATGAGCAAATATGAAAAAATTTCTAATGAAAAAGGTAAGATGTATGGCTCTTTAAATATTGCTGGCGTAAGTAAAGATATTGTTTTAGATACTGAAATTGGTGGAGTTATTAAGACAGATAGTGGTAAAGAAAAAGCAGGGTTTACTTTACAAGGACAAATTAAAAGAAGTGATTTTAAATTTGCTCCAGATACCTCTAGTTTGACACTTAGTGATGAAGTGCAAATAAATATAGAAGCAGAAATTAACGAAAAATAA
- the queC gene encoding 7-cyano-7-deazaguanine synthase QueC produces the protein MKKALCIISGGMDSTLCVYLAKKEGYEIIALHFDYNQRTMLKERECFNKICEKLNIKTKYILDVSFIANIGGNSLTDLNLEIPKEKLHEKEVPNTYVPFRNGIFLSIAGAIAEKEKCESIFIGVVQEDSSGYPDCSANFIQKTSEFINEGTTKTCNVVIKTPLVHLSKRQIVELALKEKVALECTWSCYEREDKACGKCDSCLLRLKGFKEANVKDFIEYI, from the coding sequence ATGAAAAAAGCTCTTTGTATTATAAGTGGTGGTATGGATAGTACTTTATGTGTATATTTAGCCAAAAAAGAAGGATATGAAATCATTGCTTTACATTTTGATTACAATCAACGCACCATGCTTAAAGAAAGAGAATGTTTTAATAAAATTTGTGAAAAACTTAATATAAAAACAAAATATATTTTAGATGTTTCATTTATAGCAAATATTGGTGGTAATTCTTTAACGGATTTAAATTTAGAAATTCCCAAAGAAAAGCTACACGAAAAAGAAGTTCCAAATACTTATGTTCCTTTTAGAAACGGCATTTTTTTATCTATTGCAGGAGCCATAGCTGAAAAAGAAAAATGCGAAAGTATTTTCATAGGAGTAGTACAAGAAGATAGTAGTGGTTATCCTGATTGTAGTGCAAATTTCATACAAAAAACAAGTGAGTTTATCAATGAAGGCACAACAAAAACTTGTAATGTTGTAATTAAAACCCCATTAGTTCATCTAAGCAAAAGACAAATAGTTGAATTAGCCTTAAAAGAAAAGGTGGCCTTAGAATGCACTTGGTCTTGCTATGAAAGAGAAGATAAAGCTTGTGGCAAATGTGATAGTTGTTTATTAAGATTAAAAGGCTTTAAAGAAGCCAATGTGAAAGATTTTATAGAATACATTTAA
- the ybeY gene encoding rRNA maturation RNase YbeY — protein MIFCEEEMDISFLEKIAQKMSDQNIELVLVDEKTMHEINFNQRGVDKTTDVLSFPLVQNCEHLLGSIVINLDEVDKKAMEYKHSNEEEMALLFIHAMLHLQGYDHEVDQGQMRQKEQEWIEYFKLPKSLIIRTQEGD, from the coding sequence ATGATTTTTTGTGAAGAAGAAATGGATATTTCTTTTCTTGAAAAAATTGCTCAAAAAATGAGTGATCAAAATATAGAACTTGTTTTAGTAGATGAAAAAACCATGCATGAAATTAATTTTAACCAAAGAGGAGTAGATAAAACTACAGATGTCTTGTCTTTTCCTTTGGTGCAAAATTGTGAACATTTGCTTGGCAGCATAGTGATAAATTTAGATGAAGTAGATAAAAAAGCTATGGAATATAAACACAGCAATGAAGAAGAGATGGCATTGCTTTTTATACATGCTATGCTTCATTTGCAAGGTTATGATCATGAAGTAGATCAAGGGCAAATGAGACAAAAAGAACAAGAATGGATTGAGTATTTTAAACTACCAAAAAGTTTAATTATAAGAACACAAGAAGGAGATTGA
- a CDS encoding DUF3298 and DUF4163 domain-containing protein: MIKKIILNLGLCVSLYAYNENTFALNILEGKEFDIHLYSSIKSNTSYGFVQTKQKQYSFWGSAKNGEYYIDIVDFGTCVLKDIHKNKFDALCKIDEVKKEFSFLASKTNTMIYQLSLKEQKQLDANKTIEFDFSEDILKLISKNEKLNKIIDDFNENLDKNSLKQKAKESFEKWSKENISNNEFFSQAYMFYQDEHIISLGKNIYEYKGGAHGMTNFLRKTYSVDDMKLINIKNELKIESEDFQNMIKQKILSLYSENELFDIKEFKMSEIFEVRKDGLNFIWEPYEIAPYSTGAVEVFISFDELKPFWKKNSKLAYLSKIK, translated from the coding sequence ATGATTAAAAAAATAATATTAAATTTAGGTTTATGTGTAAGTTTATATGCATATAATGAAAATACATTTGCATTAAATATTTTAGAAGGAAAGGAATTTGATATTCACTTATATAGTTCCATTAAAAGTAACACTAGTTACGGTTTTGTCCAAACAAAACAAAAACAATACAGTTTTTGGGGTAGTGCTAAGAATGGTGAGTATTATATAGATATAGTAGATTTTGGAACTTGCGTTTTAAAAGATATACATAAAAATAAATTCGATGCTTTATGTAAAATAGATGAAGTAAAAAAAGAATTTAGCTTTTTAGCCAGCAAGACAAATACGATGATTTATCAGTTATCACTTAAAGAACAAAAACAACTAGATGCTAATAAAACTATAGAATTTGACTTTAGTGAAGATATTTTAAAATTGATAAGTAAAAATGAAAAATTAAATAAAATTATTGATGATTTTAATGAGAATTTAGATAAAAATTCATTAAAACAAAAAGCAAAAGAAAGCTTTGAAAAATGGAGTAAAGAAAACATTTCCAATAATGAGTTTTTTTCTCAAGCTTATATGTTTTATCAAGATGAGCATATTATCTCTTTAGGAAAAAATATTTATGAGTATAAAGGTGGTGCTCATGGTATGACTAATTTTTTAAGAAAAACTTATAGTGTTGATGATATGAAACTTATAAATATAAAAAATGAGTTAAAAATAGAAAGTGAAGATTTTCAGAATATGATTAAGCAAAAGATTTTAAGTTTATACAGTGAAAATGAATTATTTGATATTAAAGAATTTAAAATGAGTGAAATTTTTGAAGTAAGAAAAGATGGATTAAATTTTATATGGGAGCCTTACGAGATAGCTCCGTATTCAACAGGAGCAGTTGAAGTTTTTATAAGTTTTGATGAATTGAAACCCTTTTGGAAGAAAAATTCAAAACTTGCTTATTTGAGTAAAATCAAATAA
- a CDS encoding PepSY-like domain-containing protein yields the protein MKKLAFAFLITLNTLNAGIVIAPDSLPVNIKQFIKDYFNAEIGLVEQDGYSYEIYLSDGSEIEFSLNGEFKEAENFSSLNYAILPLAIQNTIKNIYPNTAIIEIERKISYYKIKLNNQMKLYIDNNGTILRQKFDD from the coding sequence ATGAAAAAACTAGCTTTTGCTTTTTTGATCACTCTAAATACCCTTAATGCAGGTATAGTTATAGCACCTGATTCTTTACCGGTAAATATCAAACAATTTATCAAAGATTATTTTAATGCAGAAATAGGCCTAGTAGAACAAGATGGTTATTCTTATGAGATTTATTTAAGCGATGGAAGTGAGATTGAGTTTTCGCTTAATGGAGAATTTAAAGAGGCTGAAAATTTTAGCTCGTTAAATTATGCGATTTTACCTTTAGCAATACAAAATACCATCAAAAATATCTACCCTAATACAGCAATCATAGAAATAGAAAGAAAAATTTCTTATTATAAAATCAAACTAAACAATCAAATGAAGCTTTACATAGATAATAATGGAACGATTTTAAGACAAAAATTTGATGATTAA
- a CDS encoding rhomboid family intramembrane serine protease, with translation MIASFLIALNIVIFVFVNYLYFGSLNLDAILGLNLFFFQGFYWQILSSMFMHGNWPHLILNMIVLFQFGSMLEKYLKSFKFALLYLIGGILCSLLSAFYVYLSFDGSFVNVVGASGAICVLMGYYAYLDKTATKGLIVAILLMSFVPIFMGVNIAWYAHIFGFICGYLLGKFKVIK, from the coding sequence ATGATAGCTTCTTTTCTAATTGCTTTAAATATTGTGATATTTGTTTTTGTGAATTATCTTTATTTTGGATCCTTAAATTTAGATGCTATTTTAGGTTTAAATTTATTTTTCTTTCAAGGATTTTACTGGCAAATTCTAAGCTCAATGTTTATGCATGGAAATTGGCCTCATTTGATTTTAAATATGATAGTACTTTTTCAATTTGGCTCTATGCTGGAAAAATACTTAAAAAGCTTTAAATTCGCTTTGCTTTATTTAATTGGCGGAATTCTTTGTTCTTTACTTAGTGCTTTTTATGTGTATTTAAGTTTTGATGGTAGTTTTGTAAATGTAGTGGGTGCAAGTGGTGCTATATGTGTTTTAATGGGATATTATGCATATTTGGATAAAACCGCCACTAAAGGACTTATTGTAGCTATATTATTAATGAGTTTTGTACCTATTTTTATGGGTGTAAATATAGCTTGGTATGCACATATTTTTGGCTTTATATGCGGATATCTTTTGGGTAAATTCAAGGTTATAAAATGA
- a CDS encoding SixA phosphatase family protein, which produces MKYIYFIRHAKAQKENYEQDLQRELSSSGKDDLKTMIYRIKDLEFKAQSIISSPARRCIKTAQKLCKSFSLKEKDIKIEKNFYDSNLEDVLNFIKELKESRVVLIMHNPLLQELCEYLAHIDLENFPTSAILCMQFDIKEFKDIKEYSGEVVFFDYPKSQENN; this is translated from the coding sequence ATGAAATATATCTATTTTATCCGTCATGCTAAGGCTCAAAAAGAAAACTACGAACAAGATTTACAACGCGAGCTTAGTTCTAGCGGAAAAGATGATCTAAAAACTATGATTTATAGGATTAAAGATTTAGAATTTAAAGCCCAAAGCATTATTTCAAGTCCTGCTAGGCGTTGTATAAAAACAGCGCAAAAACTCTGCAAAAGCTTTTCTTTAAAAGAAAAAGATATTAAGATAGAAAAAAACTTTTATGATAGTAATTTAGAGGATGTATTAAATTTTATAAAAGAATTAAAAGAGAGTAGGGTAGTGCTAATTATGCATAATCCTTTATTGCAAGAACTCTGTGAATATTTAGCTCATATAGATTTAGAAAACTTTCCAACTTCTGCTATTTTATGTATGCAATTTGATATAAAAGAATTTAAAGATATAAAAGAATACAGCGGGGAAGTTGTGTTCTTTGATTATCCTAAAAGTCAAGAAAATAACTAA
- a CDS encoding molybdenum cofactor biosynthesis protein, with protein sequence MFFKKKTAQKQANQSNNSKQNNTSNNDFAQEKRLYEFRENMKKLSKDENSAKLLARQLSRLIQKSK encoded by the coding sequence ATGTTTTTCAAGAAAAAAACCGCACAAAAGCAAGCAAACCAAAGCAATAACTCAAAACAAAATAATACTTCAAATAATGACTTTGCACAAGAAAAAAGACTTTATGAATTTAGAGAAAATATGAAAAAACTTAGTAAAGATGAAAATAGTGCTAAACTTTTAGCAAGACAACTTTCAAGATTAATCCAAAAATCCAAATAA
- a CDS encoding aspartate/glutamate racemase family protein: MKTIGLIGGMSYESTLSYYEIINKLTNEKLGKLHSAKIVLTSVDFEEIEECQRKNDWQKASEILTQHALLLQKYGVDFILICTNTMHKCYENIQKNIQIPILHIAKAMLLELQEQNINKVLLLGTKYTMQEDFYKQLLINSKIEVFIPKRDDILKLNGIIFNELCKGIINEESKRYLYDLIARFPQVQGVILGCTELGLIIKENSKKLFDSTYIHAKMATLKALENE, from the coding sequence TTGAAAACCATAGGTTTAATAGGTGGAATGAGTTATGAAAGCACACTTAGCTATTATGAAATAATCAATAAATTAACAAATGAAAAATTGGGAAAATTACACAGCGCTAAGATAGTTTTAACTAGCGTTGATTTTGAAGAAATAGAAGAATGCCAACGTAAGAATGATTGGCAAAAAGCAAGTGAAATTTTAACCCAACATGCCCTACTTTTGCAAAAATATGGAGTTGATTTTATATTAATTTGTACTAATACTATGCATAAATGTTATGAAAATATACAAAAAAACATTCAAATTCCTATCTTACACATAGCTAAAGCTATGCTTTTAGAGCTTCAAGAGCAAAATATCAATAAAGTATTATTGCTAGGGACAAAATACACCATGCAGGAAGATTTTTATAAACAACTTTTAATTAACTCAAAGATTGAAGTTTTTATCCCTAAAAGGGATGATATTTTAAAACTTAATGGTATCATTTTTAATGAGCTTTGCAAAGGTATTATAAATGAAGAATCAAAAAGATATTTATATGATTTGATTGCTCGATTTCCGCAAGTTCAAGGAGTTATTTTGGGTTGTACTGAACTTGGCTTGATTATAAAAGAAAACTCTAAAAAGCTATTTGACAGTACATATATTCATGCAAAAATGGCTACTTTGAAAGCCTTGGAGAATGAGTGA
- a CDS encoding tyrosine-type recombinase/integrase, translating into MKYPLDCEENFEKSFLFWLCRYMKFKLNSLSNKELKDPQALAVVNLALSKGVKNIQELDAYVKKARNAGLSGVNTYFNPLKKLYEYLLFYKLYSLKQIDEELLVEILASISASLSDASKKNYRIAVINFFAFLDKQNEEDQKAHIFDINLKNWAGISGSKGVKLPEYMSEDEVSKFLDAIDNTDFKSNTIRNRLIIKIIIFTGIRVSEAINIKLKDISDENDLYIIRIRAKGNKYRVVMIKKELIEYLLKDVRVNYLSCDGLLFVNRNGKALTQAYVSRIVEQILFKAGIRKQKNGAHMLRHTFATLLYKKQKDLVLVQEALGHASLNTSRIYTHFDNEKLKLAAEVAKKLHDRT; encoded by the coding sequence ATGAAATATCCTCTAGATTGTGAAGAAAATTTTGAAAAGTCATTTTTATTTTGGCTTTGTAGATATATGAAATTTAAGCTTAATTCTTTATCAAATAAAGAATTAAAAGATCCTCAAGCTTTGGCTGTAGTAAATTTAGCCTTAAGTAAGGGTGTTAAAAATATACAAGAGCTTGATGCTTATGTAAAAAAAGCAAGAAATGCAGGACTTAGCGGTGTAAATACGTATTTTAATCCTTTGAAAAAACTTTATGAGTATTTGTTGTTTTATAAGCTTTATTCGCTAAAACAAATTGACGAAGAACTTTTAGTAGAAATTTTAGCAAGTATTAGTGCTTCTTTATCTGATGCGAGTAAAAAAAATTATCGCATAGCTGTGATTAATTTTTTTGCATTTTTAGATAAACAAAATGAAGAAGATCAAAAGGCGCACATTTTTGATATTAATCTTAAAAATTGGGCAGGTATAAGTGGTTCTAAAGGAGTTAAACTACCTGAGTATATGAGCGAAGATGAAGTGAGTAAATTTTTAGATGCTATTGATAATACAGATTTTAAAAGCAACACTATACGCAATCGCTTGATTATTAAAATCATCATTTTTACAGGAATTAGGGTTAGCGAGGCTATTAATATAAAATTAAAAGATATTAGCGATGAAAATGATCTTTATATCATACGTATTAGAGCTAAAGGCAATAAATACCGCGTTGTAATGATTAAAAAAGAGCTTATAGAGTATCTTTTAAAAGATGTAAGAGTAAATTATCTTTCTTGTGATGGACTTTTATTTGTCAATCGCAATGGTAAAGCCCTAACCCAAGCTTATGTTTCGCGTATAGTAGAACAAATTTTATTTAAAGCAGGAATTCGCAAGCAAAAAAACGGAGCTCATATGCTAAGGCATACTTTTGCCACCCTACTTTATAAAAAACAAAAAGATTTGGTTTTAGTCCAAGAAGCACTAGGCCATGCAAGTTTAAATACTTCAAGAATTTACACACACTTTGACAATGAAAAGTTAAAACTAGCTGCAGAAGTAGCTAAAAAACTTCACGATAGAACTTAA
- a CDS encoding DMT family transporter translates to MGVFLVILGGIFWAVSGVLAEYLFKNNYSAEWVSFYRLLFTGIILIILGAQNFKLKLLKQKQELSSLLIFSIFGLLITQYGYFKAIYYTDAGTATMIQYNAPLIIMLFMCFKNKILPKKIELIALFLILFALFLLITNGDINTLKLDIRGVIWAFFGALGVAFYSLSARLIIAKYGLFLIMGLASLFASFLLFVLLQGNIPKHDFSLNSFLAMSTIVFIGTIGAFCLYLKGVELIGAFKASMIACIEPVAAAFMSFLFLGTIYSMIDLFAFALIILSVFLNAKKH, encoded by the coding sequence TTGGGTGTTTTTCTAGTCATACTTGGTGGGATATTTTGGGCAGTAAGTGGAGTTTTGGCTGAGTATTTGTTTAAAAATAATTATTCTGCTGAATGGGTGAGTTTTTATCGTTTGCTTTTTACAGGCATTATTTTAATAATTTTGGGTGCACAAAATTTCAAATTAAAATTACTAAAGCAAAAACAAGAACTTAGCTCTCTTTTGATTTTTTCTATCTTTGGTTTATTGATAACTCAATATGGTTATTTTAAGGCTATTTATTATACCGATGCAGGAACTGCCACAATGATACAATACAACGCACCATTAATCATAATGCTTTTTATGTGTTTTAAAAATAAAATTTTACCTAAAAAAATAGAGCTAATCGCTTTATTTTTAATACTTTTTGCCTTATTTTTACTTATAACAAATGGGGATATTAATACATTAAAACTTGATATAAGAGGTGTTATTTGGGCTTTTTTTGGAGCTCTTGGAGTGGCGTTTTATTCTTTGAGTGCTAGGCTTATCATAGCAAAATATGGCTTATTTTTAATCATGGGTTTGGCTAGTTTATTTGCTTCTTTTTTGCTTTTTGTATTATTACAAGGAAATATCCCAAAACATGATTTTTCTTTAAATTCCTTTTTAGCTATGAGCACGATTGTATTTATAGGCACAATAGGGGCTTTTTGTTTATACTTAAAAGGAGTTGAATTAATAGGAGCTTTTAAAGCTAGTATGATAGCTTGTATAGAACCTGTGGCTGCTGCTTTTATGAGTTTTTTATTTTTAGGAACTATTTATAGTATGATTGATCTTTTTGCTTTTGCCTTAATCATTCTTAGTGTGTTTTTAAATGCTAAAAAACATTAA
- the murA gene encoding UDP-N-acetylglucosamine 1-carboxyvinyltransferase, with translation MTYLEIDGVEKLNGEVVISGAKNAALPLIASSILAKNEVQISNLPNVADICTLLSLLENLGANYTFKDNFAKINTNNLNKTIAKYDIVRKMRASILTLGPLLARFGNCEVSLPGGCAIGQRPIDLHLLALEKMGANIEIKQGYVVASGKLKGADVMFDKITVTGSENIIMAAALAHGKTRLLNAAKEPEVVQLCEILAGAGLDIQGIGSSELEIYGTSGELLEFKPFEIIPDRIEAGTYLCAGAITNSKITLKKVNASHLSAVLAKLEQMGFSFDINEDSISINPAKEIKPVEILTSEYPGFPTDMQAQFMALALKANGTSIIDERLFENRFMHVSELLRMGADIRLNGHIATINGTKELLGADVMATDLRASSALILAALAAKGTSKIHRIYHLDRGYENLEEKFKKLGASIRRLEE, from the coding sequence ATGACTTATTTAGAGATTGATGGTGTTGAAAAGTTAAATGGAGAAGTGGTAATAAGTGGTGCAAAAAATGCTGCACTCCCTTTGATAGCTTCAAGTATTTTAGCTAAAAATGAAGTTCAAATTTCAAATTTACCGAATGTAGCAGATATTTGCACCCTACTTTCTTTACTTGAAAATTTAGGAGCAAATTATACTTTTAAAGACAATTTTGCAAAAATAAATACAAATAATTTAAATAAAACCATAGCAAAATACGACATCGTGCGTAAAATGCGTGCTTCTATACTTACCTTAGGGCCTTTACTAGCTAGATTTGGAAATTGCGAAGTTTCTTTACCAGGAGGTTGTGCTATAGGTCAACGCCCTATTGATTTACACCTTTTAGCTTTAGAAAAAATGGGAGCTAATATTGAGATTAAACAAGGTTATGTAGTAGCTAGTGGAAAGCTTAAAGGTGCTGATGTGATGTTTGATAAAATCACTGTCACAGGCAGTGAAAATATCATTATGGCAGCAGCCTTAGCTCATGGTAAAACTAGACTTTTAAATGCTGCTAAAGAGCCTGAAGTGGTACAACTTTGTGAGATTTTAGCTGGAGCTGGGCTTGATATACAAGGCATAGGATCTTCTGAACTTGAAATTTATGGCACAAGTGGAGAACTTTTAGAATTTAAACCTTTTGAGATTATTCCTGATCGTATTGAAGCAGGAACTTATCTGTGTGCAGGAGCTATCACTAACTCAAAAATCACTCTAAAAAAAGTCAATGCAAGCCATCTTAGTGCAGTTTTGGCAAAGCTAGAGCAAATGGGTTTTAGCTTTGATATTAATGAAGATAGTATTAGTATAAATCCTGCTAAAGAAATCAAACCAGTTGAAATTTTAACTAGTGAATATCCAGGCTTTCCAACGGATATGCAAGCACAATTTATGGCTTTAGCTTTAAAAGCAAATGGCACAAGTATTATCGATGAGAGATTATTTGAAAATCGTTTTATGCATGTAAGTGAGCTTTTAAGAATGGGAGCTGATATAAGATTAAATGGGCATATTGCTACTATAAATGGCACTAAAGAGCTTTTGGGAGCTGATGTTATGGCTACTGATTTGCGCGCATCTTCTGCTTTGATTTTAGCAGCTTTAGCAGCTAAAGGAACTAGTAAAATTCATAGAATTTATCATCTTGATAGAGGGTATGAAAATTTAGAAGAAAAATTTAAGAAACTAGGCGCAAGTATAAGAAGGCTTGAAGAATGA
- a CDS encoding molybdopterin molybdotransferase MoeA, protein MRDIFATLDFLKEQIKAKNEFQRVNLTQALGCILYEDIFVKKNLPAFDNSALDGYALNYTHKNELLEIKGSILAGDKNDYIIEKNECYKIMTGAKIPQNANTILMLEEALLEDEKLNAKNAKENNAIRFKGEEAKLGELLFKKGQKITSGMVAMFAAQGIYELNVVKKLRVGIFSSGDELVEPWENADEYSIYNANAFGIYAILQDYADVEYLGLIKDDLNAYKELLENKEFDMLISSGGASVGEADFIKQALLECDFSPIFEKVNAKLCKHVKLFSKSDMLFLALPGNPLASLVSTYIFAKNILNLLYGKELLEFDKVRLTKDLNFKGQRNDFTFGKLVDGYFKPSEAKFGSGMLKPLCENTHILITQIDDTKLAKDQEVKVLKI, encoded by the coding sequence ATGAGAGATATTTTTGCAACTTTAGATTTTTTAAAAGAACAAATCAAAGCAAAAAATGAATTTCAAAGAGTAAATTTAACACAGGCTTTGGGGTGTATTTTATATGAAGATATTTTTGTAAAAAAAAACCTACCCGCTTTTGATAATTCTGCCTTAGATGGCTATGCATTAAATTATACACATAAGAATGAATTGCTAGAAATAAAAGGAAGTATTTTAGCAGGTGATAAAAATGATTATATTATAGAAAAAAATGAATGTTATAAAATCATGACAGGAGCTAAAATTCCTCAAAATGCAAATACCATTTTAATGCTTGAGGAAGCTTTGCTTGAAGATGAAAAGCTCAATGCTAAAAATGCTAAAGAAAACAATGCTATCCGCTTTAAAGGCGAGGAAGCAAAGCTCGGAGAGCTTTTGTTTAAAAAGGGACAAAAAATCACTTCAGGTATGGTAGCTATGTTTGCTGCTCAAGGAATTTATGAGTTAAATGTCGTTAAAAAATTGCGTGTTGGGATTTTTTCAAGTGGAGATGAGCTTGTAGAGCCTTGGGAAAATGCTGATGAATACAGTATATATAATGCAAATGCTTTTGGAATTTATGCTATTTTGCAAGATTATGCTGATGTTGAGTATTTAGGACTTATAAAAGATGATTTAAACGCATATAAAGAGCTTTTAGAAAATAAAGAATTTGATATGCTTATAAGCAGTGGTGGAGCTAGTGTAGGTGAGGCTGATTTTATCAAACAAGCTTTGCTTGAGTGTGATTTTAGCCCTATTTTTGAAAAAGTCAATGCTAAACTTTGTAAACATGTAAAACTTTTTAGTAAAAGCGATATGCTTTTTCTAGCCCTACCAGGAAATCCTTTAGCTTCTTTAGTTTCAACGTATATTTTTGCAAAAAATATACTCAATTTACTTTATGGTAAAGAACTTTTGGAATTTGATAAAGTAAGATTGACTAAAGATTTAAATTTCAAAGGTCAAAGAAATGATTTTACTTTTGGAAAATTAGTCGATGGGTATTTTAAACCAAGTGAAGCTAAATTTGGCTCAGGTATGCTAAAACCTTTATGTGAAAACACGCATATTTTAATCACTCAAATTGATGATACAAAATTAGCAAAAGATCAAGAAGTTAAAGTTTTAAAAATTTAA
- a CDS encoding invasion antigen C, with translation MQVNDKNSPLALNNMTKIKEKNTSSDEFQATLNALKDKEEKEYKKDSNNAFSNTDLNIGSISKDYSVYAWEKLRQSKYQKNEENILNNLFKTLDKARS, from the coding sequence ATGCAAGTAAATGATAAAAATAGTCCGCTAGCCCTAAATAATATGACAAAAATCAAAGAAAAAAACACATCTTCAGATGAATTTCAAGCTACACTTAATGCACTTAAAGACAAAGAAGAAAAAGAGTATAAAAAAGATAGCAACAATGCTTTTAGTAATACAGATTTAAATATAGGTTCGATTTCTAAAGATTATAGCGTATATGCTTGGGAGAAACTACGCCAAAGCAAATACCAAAAAAATGAAGAAAATATCTTAAACAATCTTTTCAAAACCTTAGATAAAGCAAGAAGTTAA
- the flgA gene encoding flagellar basal body P-ring formation chaperone FlgA, which produces MFFKQIILVLFFYTFSFASNFDEVKLALIKEFKTNYPQLEIISLDLNTQSSLPADFNQYIFLKLGNHNFDRADGFVKAEFKTPEQFKKNIFFKYFLRAKLEVLQTTRPIARNENLSPASFKILKIPFDKAPQGILKKDEIANLIAKSNIRENMILKYNMFKTKTLIQRNDSVYGVIKDGDLSMIIELKALQSGNLNQRIRLKNKDGKVVHGKVISKNYVELK; this is translated from the coding sequence TTGTTTTTTAAACAAATCATTCTAGTTTTATTTTTCTATACTTTTAGCTTTGCTTCAAATTTTGATGAAGTAAAATTAGCTTTGATTAAAGAATTTAAGACAAATTATCCGCAACTAGAAATTATTTCTTTAGATCTTAATACTCAATCAAGCTTGCCTGCTGATTTTAATCAATACATTTTTTTAAAACTAGGTAATCATAATTTTGATAGAGCAGATGGTTTTGTAAAGGCTGAATTTAAAACTCCAGAGCAGTTTAAAAAAAATATATTTTTTAAGTATTTTTTAAGGGCAAAATTAGAAGTTTTGCAAACCACGCGCCCTATTGCGCGCAATGAAAATTTAAGTCCTGCTAGTTTTAAAATTTTAAAAATTCCTTTTGATAAAGCCCCTCAGGGTATATTAAAAAAAGATGAAATCGCAAATTTAATAGCCAAAAGCAATATAAGAGAAAATATGATTTTAAAATATAATATGTTTAAAACCAAAACCCTTATACAAAGAAATGATTCTGTTTATGGGGTTATCAAAGATGGGGATTTAAGCATGATAATAGAGTTAAAAGCCTTGCAAAGTGGAAATTTAAACCAAAGAATTCGCCTTAAAAATAAAGATGGAAAAGTCGTGCATGGTAAAGTTATTAGTAAAAATTATGTGGAGCTAAAATGA